From one Triticum aestivum cultivar Chinese Spring chromosome 4B, IWGSC CS RefSeq v2.1, whole genome shotgun sequence genomic stretch:
- the LOC123092965 gene encoding microtubule-associated protein 70-4 isoform X1: protein MGSLGSEVDHGGREMFHGHADPVVDELNKLENLLREKERELGHAYSEIKGLKVTEALKDKAIAELSKELKKQDEKLSILEKQLEQKNLDVKRLCNERKEALSAQFAAEASLRRIHSAQRDEEVVPFDAIIGPLESDIKKYKHEIAVLQDDKKALERHLKLNEAAFVEAGDILRSALERALIVEDVQNQNIELRKQMEIYHEENMLLEKSNRQKVLEIEKLTHTVGELEESILASRDVANAVHFYQNQAARLNVSEIDEEKKTLERELARAKVYVNRVATTTANEWKDDADKLMPVKRWLEERRLLQGEIQRLRDKIAIAERSAKVEAQLNDKLKRRLKSLEEDMRNGKFNTPASEANRKGTPKRSTSQPRQPSTPRMSQQLASFEGIVDKRRPTSQPRAAVGGKVLKQPNSDTEPAEKTRNIKQPDSPRAITAAARKERPVRNHLWATRSKVTSDAGKENKEQNPNYKPHSSAPHEQGHDATKPQAVVFDANEDCGVQRSEHHKDMDLENLDDKKADASNAESTQDDNRGN from the exons atgggTAGCTTGGGATCGGAGGTCGACCATGGCGGCAGGGAGATGTTCCATGGTCACGCCGACCCCGTCGTCGATGAGCTCAACAAGCTGGAGAATCTCCTCAGAG AAAAGGAACGAGAACTAGGACACGCATACAGTGAAATAAAAGGTCTGAAGGTGACAGAAGCTCTGAAGGACAAGGCCATTGCTGAG CTGAGCAAGGAGCTGAAGAAACAGGACGAGAAGCTGAGCATCCTGGAGAAGCAGCTTGAACAGAAG AATCTGGATGTGAAAAGGTTATGCAATGAGCGCAAGGAAGCGTTGTCTGCACAGTTCGCTGCTGAGGCATCGCTCAGGAGGATACACTCGGCCCAGAGAGATGAGGAAGTGGTTCCCTTTGATGCCATCATAGGGCCCCTGGAGTCTGACATCAAGAAGTACAAGCATGAG ATTGCGGTGCTCCAGGATGACAAAAAGGCGCTCGAACGACACCTGAAGCTCAATGAGGCGGCGTTCGTTGAGGCTGGGGACATTCTGCGCAGCGCACTCGAGAGAGCGCTGATTGTAGAGGATGTCCAGAACCAGAATATTGAGCTGAGGAAACAGATGGAGATCTACCAT GAGGAGAACATGCTTTTGGAGAAGAGCAACAGGCAGAAGGTCCTGGAAATTGAGAAGCTCACCCACACCGTTGGTGAGCTTGAGGAGTCCATTCTTGCCAGCAGAGATGTTGCCAACGCTGTACACTTCTACCAGAACCAGGCTGCCAGATTGAATGTAAGTGAGATCGAT GAGGAGAAGAAGACGCTCGAGAGGGAGCTGGCTCGAGCTAAAGTCTATGTCAACCGTGTGGCAACAACAACAGCAAACGAATGGAAGGATGATGCTGATAAATTGATGCCAGTTAAGAGATGGCTGGAAGAACGAAGACTCCTGCAG GGAGAGATACAACGGCTGCGCGACAAGATAGCGATAGCAGAGAGGTCTGCAAAGGTGGAAGCCCAACTTAAT GATAAGCTCAAAAGGAGACTGAAATCATTGGAAGAGGACATGAGAAATGGTAAATTCAACACACCTGCCAGTGAGGCCAATAGGAAAGGCACTCCGAAAAGATCAACATCTCAACCAAGACAACCAAGCACACCCAGAATGTCACAGCAACTGGCTTCATTTGAAGGCATTGTTGACAAGAGAAGACCAACATCCCAACCAAGGGCGGCTGTGGGAGGGAAGGTGCTGAAGCAACCTAATTCAGACACCGAGCCTGCAGAGAAGACGAGAAACATTAAACAACCTGACAGCCCAAGAGCGATAACTGCTGCTGCTAGAAAGGAGCGTCCTGTGAGAAATCACCTGTGGGCGACAAGAAGTAAAGTGACCAGTGATGCTGGCAAAGAGAACAAGGAGCAGAATCCAAATTACAAGCCACATTCCAGCGCTCCACATGAGCAGGGACATGATGCCACAAAGCCACAAGCTGTAGTATTTGATGCGAATGAAGACTGTGGAGTTCAGCGCAGTGAACATCACAAAGACATGGATTTGGAGAACTTGGATGACAAAAAGGCGGATGCTTCGAATGCAGAGAGTACTCAGGATGACAACAGGGGAAACTAA
- the LOC123092965 gene encoding microtubule-associated protein 70-4 isoform X2: MGSLGSEVDHGGREMFHGHADPVVDELNKLENLLREKERELGHAYSEIKGLKVTEALKDKAIAELSKELKKQDEKLSILEKQLEQKNLDVKRLCNERKEALSAQFAAEASLRRIHSAQRDEEVVPFDAIIGPLESDIKKYKHEIAVLQDDKKALERHLKLNEAAFVEAGDILRSALERALIVEDVQNQNIELRKQMEIYHEENMLLEKSNRQKVLEIEKLTHTVGELEESILASRDVANAVHFYQNQAARLNEEKKTLERELARAKVYVNRVATTTANEWKDDADKLMPVKRWLEERRLLQGEIQRLRDKIAIAERSAKVEAQLNDKLKRRLKSLEEDMRNGKFNTPASEANRKGTPKRSTSQPRQPSTPRMSQQLASFEGIVDKRRPTSQPRAAVGGKVLKQPNSDTEPAEKTRNIKQPDSPRAITAAARKERPVRNHLWATRSKVTSDAGKENKEQNPNYKPHSSAPHEQGHDATKPQAVVFDANEDCGVQRSEHHKDMDLENLDDKKADASNAESTQDDNRGN; the protein is encoded by the exons atgggTAGCTTGGGATCGGAGGTCGACCATGGCGGCAGGGAGATGTTCCATGGTCACGCCGACCCCGTCGTCGATGAGCTCAACAAGCTGGAGAATCTCCTCAGAG AAAAGGAACGAGAACTAGGACACGCATACAGTGAAATAAAAGGTCTGAAGGTGACAGAAGCTCTGAAGGACAAGGCCATTGCTGAG CTGAGCAAGGAGCTGAAGAAACAGGACGAGAAGCTGAGCATCCTGGAGAAGCAGCTTGAACAGAAG AATCTGGATGTGAAAAGGTTATGCAATGAGCGCAAGGAAGCGTTGTCTGCACAGTTCGCTGCTGAGGCATCGCTCAGGAGGATACACTCGGCCCAGAGAGATGAGGAAGTGGTTCCCTTTGATGCCATCATAGGGCCCCTGGAGTCTGACATCAAGAAGTACAAGCATGAG ATTGCGGTGCTCCAGGATGACAAAAAGGCGCTCGAACGACACCTGAAGCTCAATGAGGCGGCGTTCGTTGAGGCTGGGGACATTCTGCGCAGCGCACTCGAGAGAGCGCTGATTGTAGAGGATGTCCAGAACCAGAATATTGAGCTGAGGAAACAGATGGAGATCTACCAT GAGGAGAACATGCTTTTGGAGAAGAGCAACAGGCAGAAGGTCCTGGAAATTGAGAAGCTCACCCACACCGTTGGTGAGCTTGAGGAGTCCATTCTTGCCAGCAGAGATGTTGCCAACGCTGTACACTTCTACCAGAACCAGGCTGCCAGATTGAAT GAGGAGAAGAAGACGCTCGAGAGGGAGCTGGCTCGAGCTAAAGTCTATGTCAACCGTGTGGCAACAACAACAGCAAACGAATGGAAGGATGATGCTGATAAATTGATGCCAGTTAAGAGATGGCTGGAAGAACGAAGACTCCTGCAG GGAGAGATACAACGGCTGCGCGACAAGATAGCGATAGCAGAGAGGTCTGCAAAGGTGGAAGCCCAACTTAAT GATAAGCTCAAAAGGAGACTGAAATCATTGGAAGAGGACATGAGAAATGGTAAATTCAACACACCTGCCAGTGAGGCCAATAGGAAAGGCACTCCGAAAAGATCAACATCTCAACCAAGACAACCAAGCACACCCAGAATGTCACAGCAACTGGCTTCATTTGAAGGCATTGTTGACAAGAGAAGACCAACATCCCAACCAAGGGCGGCTGTGGGAGGGAAGGTGCTGAAGCAACCTAATTCAGACACCGAGCCTGCAGAGAAGACGAGAAACATTAAACAACCTGACAGCCCAAGAGCGATAACTGCTGCTGCTAGAAAGGAGCGTCCTGTGAGAAATCACCTGTGGGCGACAAGAAGTAAAGTGACCAGTGATGCTGGCAAAGAGAACAAGGAGCAGAATCCAAATTACAAGCCACATTCCAGCGCTCCACATGAGCAGGGACATGATGCCACAAAGCCACAAGCTGTAGTATTTGATGCGAATGAAGACTGTGGAGTTCAGCGCAGTGAACATCACAAAGACATGGATTTGGAGAACTTGGATGACAAAAAGGCGGATGCTTCGAATGCAGAGAGTACTCAGGATGACAACAGGGGAAACTAA
- the LOC123095058 gene encoding CCR4-NOT transcription complex subunit 9 isoform X2, whose amino-acid sequence MVTANLQRSLAVPPSIRASPSPTAGGAAVVQEGNGRDLDSAEQLVLDLCDPALREHALLVISKKKEIFQDALAPLLWYSFGTIAALLKEIVSIYPALDPPTLSLGASNRACNVLALFQCIASHPKTRMLFLNANIPIFMYPFMVTKTNTRPLEHLRLASLGVIGALVKTDDPGVVEFLLRTEIIPTCLFCMENGDELSKTVLAQMVNSEYQLAVASVQRYPAKLLKHVIRCFHGLSADARACAALQIILPDVLKDGKVDTYLVDDLATRRCLQQLLHNVKVGGMGGAPRPGLDHMMGILTI is encoded by the exons ATGGTGACGGCGAATCTGCAGCGTTCCCTCGCCGTGCCCCCTTCCATCAGGGCGTCTCCCTCGCCGACCGCCGGCGGCGCTGCCGTCGTGCAGGAAGGCAATGGCAGGGACCTGGACTCGGCGGAGCAACTGGTGCTCGACCTCTGCGACCCCGCGCTGCGCGAGCACGCCCTCTTGGTCATCTCTAAG AAAAAGGAGATTTTTCAAGATGCGTTGGCCCCGCTGTTGTGGTACTCGTTTGGTACTATTGCTGCTCTACTAAAG GAAATTGTGTCAATCTATCCTGCACTTGACCCTCCAACTTTATCACTAGGTGCATCAAACCGAGCCTGCAACGTACTTGCACTCTTTCAG TGTATTGCATCACACCCCAAGACAAGGATGCTTTTCTTGAACG CTAATATTCCAATCTTCATGTATCCCTTCATGGTCACGAAAACCAACACAagacctcttgagcacttgcggcTTGCCAGCTTGGGTGTTATAGGCGCTCTTGTCAAG ACCGATGATCCTGGCGTTGTTGAGTTTCTGCTGAGAACTGAAATAATTCCTACATGCCTGTTTTGCATGGAGAACGGCGATGAGCTGTCAAAAACC GTTTTAGCGCAGATGGTAAATTCTGAGTATCAGCTTGCTGTGGCCTCTGTTCAGCGTTATCCTGCAAAGTTGCTCAAGCACGTTATCCGGTGTTTTCACGGGTTATCAGCTGATGCCAG GGCATGCGCTGCATTGCAAATCATCCTCCCTGACGTGCTGAAAGATGGGAAGGTTGATACGTACCTTGTG GATGACCTTGCAACAAGGCGCTGCCTCCAGCAACTGCTGCATAATGTGAAAGTGGGAGGCATGGGAGGAGCTCCTCGGCCAGGCCTGGATCACATGATGGGGATTCTAACAATTTAG
- the LOC123095058 gene encoding cell differentiation protein rcd1 isoform X1, which produces MVTANLQRSLAVPPSIRASPSPTAGGAAVVQEGNGRDLDSAEQLVLDLCDPALREHALLVISKKKEIFQDALAPLLWYSFGTIAALLKEIVSIYPALDPPTLSLGASNRACNVLALFQCIASHPKTRMLFLNANIPIFMYPFMVTKTNTRPLEHLRLASLGVIGALVKTDDPGVVEFLLRTEIIPTCLFCMENGDELSKTVATFIVRRIICDDLGLRYICTNAERLLAVVQVLAQMVNSEYQLAVASVQRYPAKLLKHVIRCFHGLSADARACAALQIILPDVLKDGKVDTYLVDDLATRRCLQQLLHNVKVGGMGGAPRPGLDHMMGILTI; this is translated from the exons ATGGTGACGGCGAATCTGCAGCGTTCCCTCGCCGTGCCCCCTTCCATCAGGGCGTCTCCCTCGCCGACCGCCGGCGGCGCTGCCGTCGTGCAGGAAGGCAATGGCAGGGACCTGGACTCGGCGGAGCAACTGGTGCTCGACCTCTGCGACCCCGCGCTGCGCGAGCACGCCCTCTTGGTCATCTCTAAG AAAAAGGAGATTTTTCAAGATGCGTTGGCCCCGCTGTTGTGGTACTCGTTTGGTACTATTGCTGCTCTACTAAAG GAAATTGTGTCAATCTATCCTGCACTTGACCCTCCAACTTTATCACTAGGTGCATCAAACCGAGCCTGCAACGTACTTGCACTCTTTCAG TGTATTGCATCACACCCCAAGACAAGGATGCTTTTCTTGAACG CTAATATTCCAATCTTCATGTATCCCTTCATGGTCACGAAAACCAACACAagacctcttgagcacttgcggcTTGCCAGCTTGGGTGTTATAGGCGCTCTTGTCAAG ACCGATGATCCTGGCGTTGTTGAGTTTCTGCTGAGAACTGAAATAATTCCTACATGCCTGTTTTGCATGGAGAACGGCGATGAGCTGTCAAAAACC GTGGCTACCTTCATTGTCCGAAGGATTATCTGTGATGATCTTGGATTGCGTTACATCTGCACCAACGCTGAGCGTCTGCTTGCTGTGGTCCAGGTTTTAGCGCAGATGGTAAATTCTGAGTATCAGCTTGCTGTGGCCTCTGTTCAGCGTTATCCTGCAAAGTTGCTCAAGCACGTTATCCGGTGTTTTCACGGGTTATCAGCTGATGCCAG GGCATGCGCTGCATTGCAAATCATCCTCCCTGACGTGCTGAAAGATGGGAAGGTTGATACGTACCTTGTG GATGACCTTGCAACAAGGCGCTGCCTCCAGCAACTGCTGCATAATGTGAAAGTGGGAGGCATGGGAGGAGCTCCTCGGCCAGGCCTGGATCACATGATGGGGATTCTAACAATTTAG
- the LOC123092966 gene encoding uncharacterized protein has protein sequence MSGVITKFAVTSMFMWMAPVAIMYGFYHRIFPGISQLSSSAQTLASGFLAVISVNIVIGFYIYSAMKVAPCQEPQPDATFLANAKASINQPASSQVSDDSNGKGKVE, from the exons ATGTCTGGAGTAATAACTAAGTTCGCTGTTACATCGATGTTCATGTGGATGGCCCCAGTTGCAATTATGTATGGGTTCTACCACCGGATTTTTCCAG GTATTAGTCAGCTTTCATCCTCAGCGCAAACTCTGGCCAGTGGGTTCCTTGCTGTCATATCAGTTAATATTGTGATTGGCTTCTACATATACTCCGCGATGAAGGTGGCTCCTTGCCAAGAGCCACAACCTGATGCAACCTTCTTAGCGAATGCTAAAGCAAGTATTAACCAGCCAGCATCTTCTCAAGTGAGTGATGATTCCAACGGGAAGGGGAAGGTGGAGTAG